The Neorhodopirellula lusitana genome contains a region encoding:
- a CDS encoding transglutaminase TgpA family protein: MSEVHPNVVHVGQKPPSWAVPDSSLRLRTKFAFALITALGGMVVGTGSNTQALSVIVVGFAIIGFVLVDWLKFFALPSVIAYAAMGLTALVCVADFIQGAELLSRKMVSVAELLAVAQAILMLQEKTSRLFEQLLVFALLNCIVAAVFNDAFNYAIWFLPLTFAAGLALALLAADQSVEATQGDGGQARVNLSKGKTEDRSDDGHFFLWDNSVALKSLGTVALRLPWVTIFLTMPAIAAFAIAFFFLLPRRIEPKRGVSGEALVGFSDHVRLGQIGKMQMTQERALRVRFEDPEADKPYPVVDGIYLRGLTMEDYLADRSVRDGGGSWSTTSDAKLYPSSPLPVRFVPDRRSDFNFFDRVNVEVSAESLRTPALFAVAPFHRISASDEIDYRPAQWIIGRSQFQTPSSGRWYDPIEYRFGTHAFRDGVQTPWLAHRMDGVDEFGGGKQSATDTSAELDYLDRVLEFPLQSMPSVQLISDQLVSEIPKSKRSPIYIARQLEQHLSMNRRFRYSLEGDVKPVAGVDPIEQFLTTDPRGHCQYFASTLAMMLRSQGIPARLVVGYHCNEFSDLGQYFIVRQSHAHAWVEALIERDDIPSRENIYGQPESESYWLRLDPTPGGGAAQPEDNGIRQFADLAQNLWTDYVVEMDSDRQRKTLLAAPSLGPMTQTYRSWIDSVKAYALRINAGEVQGIAGTRMFSLPAALTAIAMCVVLAVLLKWNITGWIRGRWIGLQQAQAAKPSVPFYAETLELLEQLGYERQVGQTPAELSATLKKPQLQDPVRQLTEWFYQIRYGQASQSSRSRDAGGNTSANHAASEQDSTSHGVNQGHADDAKAVGDPSLVHNRKLVDSGQVQQLLAVLREQVSSRVGKRDRKKASKR; encoded by the coding sequence ATGAGTGAAGTGCACCCGAACGTGGTTCATGTTGGTCAGAAGCCACCGTCCTGGGCGGTACCGGACTCATCGCTTCGTTTGCGAACCAAGTTTGCTTTCGCTTTGATCACGGCTTTGGGCGGCATGGTCGTAGGCACGGGCTCGAATACTCAGGCTCTGTCCGTGATTGTGGTGGGATTCGCAATCATTGGTTTCGTGTTAGTTGATTGGTTGAAGTTTTTTGCGCTGCCGTCGGTGATTGCCTACGCTGCGATGGGCTTGACCGCTTTGGTTTGCGTGGCGGACTTCATCCAGGGTGCGGAGCTACTGAGTCGCAAGATGGTTTCGGTTGCTGAGTTATTGGCGGTCGCGCAGGCCATCTTGATGTTGCAAGAAAAGACGTCTCGGCTGTTCGAACAGTTGCTGGTTTTTGCGTTGTTGAACTGCATCGTTGCCGCCGTTTTTAATGACGCGTTTAATTACGCGATTTGGTTTTTACCGTTGACCTTCGCCGCCGGTCTTGCTTTGGCGTTGCTGGCCGCTGATCAATCTGTTGAAGCGACGCAAGGCGATGGTGGGCAAGCCAGAGTGAATCTGTCGAAAGGCAAGACGGAAGATCGGTCCGACGACGGGCACTTCTTCTTGTGGGATAATTCGGTTGCGTTGAAGTCGCTTGGAACCGTGGCATTGCGTCTTCCTTGGGTCACTATCTTTTTGACCATGCCTGCGATCGCGGCTTTTGCGATCGCGTTCTTCTTCCTGCTGCCAAGGCGGATTGAGCCGAAACGAGGCGTTTCAGGCGAAGCATTGGTTGGTTTCAGCGATCATGTTCGCTTGGGACAGATCGGGAAAATGCAGATGACCCAAGAACGCGCGCTCCGCGTGCGTTTTGAGGATCCGGAAGCAGACAAACCGTATCCCGTGGTGGATGGGATTTATCTGCGTGGGTTGACGATGGAAGACTACCTTGCGGATCGCTCGGTCAGGGATGGCGGAGGAAGTTGGTCAACGACCTCGGATGCGAAGCTATACCCTTCCAGCCCGTTGCCCGTGAGGTTCGTACCGGATCGACGCAGTGACTTCAATTTCTTTGATCGAGTGAATGTTGAGGTGAGTGCGGAATCGCTTCGGACTCCGGCGCTGTTTGCGGTTGCGCCATTCCACCGTATTAGTGCGAGTGATGAAATCGATTATCGACCGGCACAGTGGATTATTGGACGAAGTCAATTTCAGACGCCTAGCTCTGGCAGATGGTATGACCCCATCGAATACCGTTTTGGGACTCATGCTTTTCGAGATGGCGTGCAAACACCTTGGCTGGCACACCGGATGGACGGCGTGGACGAGTTTGGTGGCGGGAAACAGTCGGCGACTGATACGTCGGCTGAACTGGATTATCTTGATCGCGTGCTCGAATTTCCGCTGCAGAGTATGCCCAGTGTGCAGTTGATCTCGGATCAGCTTGTCAGTGAAATTCCAAAGTCCAAACGCAGCCCGATCTACATCGCCAGGCAACTGGAACAGCATCTTTCGATGAATCGCCGGTTTCGATACTCGCTGGAAGGTGACGTGAAGCCGGTCGCGGGTGTGGATCCGATCGAGCAGTTTTTAACGACCGATCCGCGTGGTCATTGTCAGTATTTTGCTTCCACGCTTGCAATGATGCTACGTAGCCAAGGAATCCCAGCGAGGCTGGTTGTCGGGTATCACTGCAACGAGTTCAGTGATTTGGGACAGTACTTCATCGTTCGCCAGAGTCATGCCCATGCATGGGTGGAGGCATTGATCGAGCGAGATGACATTCCTTCGCGCGAGAACATTTACGGGCAACCTGAATCGGAAAGTTATTGGTTGCGTTTAGACCCCACGCCGGGCGGTGGTGCTGCCCAACCCGAAGACAATGGGATTCGCCAATTTGCGGACCTGGCCCAGAATCTATGGACCGATTATGTCGTCGAAATGGATTCTGATCGTCAACGAAAGACGCTCCTTGCGGCGCCTTCGCTGGGGCCGATGACTCAGACCTATCGAAGTTGGATTGATAGCGTGAAGGCCTACGCGTTGCGGATTAATGCGGGCGAAGTCCAAGGAATCGCTGGGACGCGAATGTTCTCTTTACCAGCGGCGCTCACTGCGATTGCGATGTGCGTGGTCTTGGCGGTGCTGTTGAAGTGGAATATTACCGGCTGGATTCGAGGCCGATGGATTGGGTTGCAGCAGGCACAAGCGGCCAAGCCGTCGGTGCCTTTCTATGCGGAAACGCTTGAGTTGCTTGAGCAGCTTGGGTATGAAAGGCAGGTCGGTCAAACGCCAGCGGAACTGTCCGCTACATTGAAAAAGCCCCAATTGCAGGACCCCGTCAGGCAGCTTACCGAATGGTTCTATCAAATACGGTATGGCCAGGCTTCGCAGAGTTCGCGATCACGAGATGCGGGGGGCAACACAAGTGCGAATCATGCCGCCAGTGAACAGGACTCAACGAGCCATGGCGTCAATCAAGGGCATGCGGACGACGCGAAGGCGGTCGGGGATCCTTCGTTAGTGCACAACCGCAAACTGGTTGATTCCGGTCAAGTGCAGCAATTGCTTGCCGTTCTTCGTGAGCAAGTTAGTTCGCGAGTTGGCAAGCGAGATCGTAAGAAAGCCAGTAAGCGGTGA
- the cmk gene encoding (d)CMP kinase, protein MIITIDGPAGAGKSSIAREVATDLGFAFLDTGAMYRAITLGAMRRGIAFDDVLALVDYAQQANLSWKDDRIDLDEQDISVEIRTPAVTSNIRYIADPPEIRGCLTMQQRRIAEGRNLVTEGRDQGTEVFPEAECKVFLTASPEERAKRRHLQLQKAGKESTYEEVLMAQNQRDLEDRMRPVGRLRAALDAVVIQTDGMTSCDVKQAVLGIVRSNLQAISQPDLTTDAASQSAG, encoded by the coding sequence ATGATCATCACCATTGACGGACCCGCGGGCGCCGGCAAGAGCAGTATCGCTCGTGAAGTTGCCACCGATCTTGGGTTTGCATTTCTCGATACCGGAGCGATGTATCGGGCGATTACTTTGGGGGCAATGCGCCGTGGGATCGCATTTGATGATGTTCTTGCCCTGGTCGATTATGCCCAACAGGCGAATTTGAGTTGGAAAGACGACCGAATTGATTTGGATGAGCAGGATATCTCGGTCGAGATTCGCACGCCTGCTGTCACTTCGAATATTCGCTACATCGCTGACCCACCGGAAATTCGTGGTTGTTTGACGATGCAGCAGCGTCGGATTGCTGAGGGGCGAAACTTGGTCACTGAAGGACGCGATCAAGGCACCGAGGTTTTTCCCGAAGCCGAATGCAAAGTGTTTTTGACCGCGTCGCCTGAAGAACGAGCCAAGCGTCGACACCTGCAGCTGCAAAAGGCCGGAAAAGAGTCCACGTACGAAGAGGTCTTGATGGCCCAAAATCAGCGTGACTTGGAAGATCGAATGCGACCGGTTGGACGATTGCGAGCGGCGCTCGATGCCGTTGTGATTCAGACCGATGGCATGACATCATGTGACGTCAAACAAGCGGTCTTGGGTATTGTTCGTTCGAACTTGCAAGCAATCAGTCAGCCCGATCTTACAACCGACGCGGCAAGTCAGTCAGCTGGCTGA
- the rph gene encoding ribonuclease PH has product MSASTDRPHDQLRQVQIECGYLESNPASVLYRSGKTIVLCTASIERGVPPWMEGKGKGWVTAEYNMLPGSTSPRKRRDRSGKVDGRTTEIQRLIGRSLRAIIDLDALGERMITVDCDVLQADGGTRTASITGGFIALSLAVAQLAKQPASELPTLDPSAVLPQSVAAISVGVIQDDVVLDLDYQLDSAADVDMNVVMTGKGRFIEIQGTGEEATFDDAQLAKMLSLAKKGIAELTALQSEAISSAS; this is encoded by the coding sequence ATGTCAGCGTCCACCGATCGGCCCCACGACCAACTTCGCCAAGTTCAAATCGAATGCGGATACCTCGAATCCAACCCGGCCAGTGTCTTGTACCGCAGCGGGAAGACGATTGTTCTGTGCACCGCTTCCATTGAACGAGGCGTGCCGCCATGGATGGAAGGGAAAGGCAAAGGCTGGGTCACTGCCGAGTACAACATGTTGCCTGGCAGCACGAGCCCTCGAAAACGACGTGACCGCAGCGGGAAGGTAGATGGACGAACCACGGAAATCCAGCGTTTGATCGGACGCAGTTTAAGAGCGATCATCGACCTGGATGCACTCGGCGAACGAATGATCACCGTCGACTGTGACGTGTTGCAAGCCGATGGCGGTACCCGCACCGCATCCATTACCGGTGGCTTCATCGCATTGTCGCTCGCCGTCGCTCAACTCGCCAAGCAACCCGCAAGCGAACTGCCTACCTTGGACCCAAGTGCAGTCTTGCCGCAAAGCGTGGCCGCCATCAGCGTCGGTGTCATCCAAGATGACGTCGTACTGGACCTCGATTATCAACTCGACTCCGCCGCCGATGTGGACATGAACGTCGTCATGACGGGCAAAGGACGCTTCATCGAAATCCAAGGGACTGGCGAAGAAGCGACTTTCGATGATGCACAACTCGCCAAGATGTTGTCGCTGGCGAAAAAAGGAATTGCCGAACTAACTGCACTTCAGTCCGAAGCGATCTCCTCAGCCAGCTGA
- a CDS encoding M20 metallopeptidase family protein gives MRSLTSKSKFVFTWVVYGLVVAWVTFPSTGLRFRSEAGQILADSPASVSKEKETSKEAQPASETQATAGRSSSVESQASAESSSTESDSSTEKGVSRKKRTHTCDIWLSEKMDEALQLYMWLHANPEISFEEKNTAAKLASIWKKAGLEMTTEVGGHGIVGVFRNGEGPTVMLRTDLDALPVTEETPLAFASKQTTTAPDGSTTGVMHACGHDIHMTSLTTVVKYLMSHQDCWSGTLMVIGQPAEERGAGAKAMLEDGLFKRFPKPDYALAAHVSGDTPVGQVGLRAGFSLANVDSVDITMKGRGGHGSQPHNTTDPIVQAAQLVMSLQMIVAREVAPIEPAVVTVGSIHGGTKHNIIGNDCKLQLTVRSYDQGVRQQVLSAIRRRTLAVAQSYDAPEPEIVISEGTPSLKNDTELTVRIRRVLGKRLGAENIVDDEPSMGGEDFSRYGIAGVPILMYRVGTVQGARLERFEKLGVPPPSLHSSRYYPDAEPTLEVAFRAMVAAVLELMPPRR, from the coding sequence GTGCGAAGCCTAACCTCGAAAAGCAAATTTGTATTCACGTGGGTGGTCTACGGGCTGGTGGTTGCCTGGGTGACTTTTCCATCGACCGGACTCCGTTTTCGATCAGAGGCGGGGCAAATACTGGCTGACTCGCCTGCGTCCGTTTCAAAAGAAAAGGAAACGTCAAAGGAAGCTCAACCTGCCTCCGAGACGCAGGCCACGGCCGGACGATCGTCCTCGGTGGAGTCACAGGCTTCGGCGGAGTCATCGTCGACCGAGTCTGATTCGTCGACCGAAAAAGGGGTTTCTAGAAAAAAGCGAACGCACACTTGCGACATTTGGTTGTCCGAGAAGATGGACGAGGCGTTGCAGTTGTATATGTGGTTGCACGCGAACCCCGAGATTTCGTTCGAAGAGAAAAACACTGCTGCCAAGCTTGCTTCGATCTGGAAGAAGGCTGGGCTTGAAATGACGACCGAGGTGGGCGGTCACGGCATTGTGGGTGTGTTTCGCAACGGGGAAGGTCCAACAGTGATGTTGCGAACTGACTTAGATGCCTTGCCGGTGACCGAGGAAACTCCATTGGCGTTCGCGTCGAAGCAGACGACGACGGCCCCCGATGGGAGCACGACCGGCGTCATGCATGCGTGTGGCCATGACATTCACATGACCAGTTTGACGACCGTGGTGAAGTACTTGATGAGTCACCAGGATTGTTGGTCGGGGACTTTGATGGTGATCGGGCAACCTGCGGAAGAACGTGGGGCGGGTGCCAAAGCGATGTTGGAAGACGGATTGTTTAAGCGTTTTCCGAAGCCGGACTATGCGTTGGCGGCACACGTCAGTGGTGACACCCCGGTGGGGCAAGTTGGGCTGCGAGCTGGCTTTTCGCTCGCCAATGTGGATAGCGTTGACATCACAATGAAGGGCCGCGGTGGCCATGGTTCGCAACCCCACAACACGACTGATCCGATTGTCCAGGCGGCTCAGTTGGTGATGTCGTTGCAGATGATCGTGGCTCGCGAAGTTGCGCCGATCGAGCCAGCCGTCGTGACGGTGGGTTCCATTCATGGCGGTACCAAGCACAACATCATTGGCAACGATTGCAAGTTGCAGCTGACCGTTCGTAGTTACGATCAAGGAGTGCGGCAACAGGTGCTTTCGGCTATTCGTCGTCGGACGTTGGCGGTAGCACAAAGTTATGACGCGCCGGAGCCGGAGATCGTGATCAGTGAAGGAACACCGTCGCTGAAGAATGATACCGAGTTGACGGTCCGAATTCGGCGGGTGTTGGGGAAGCGACTTGGTGCCGAAAACATTGTCGATGATGAACCCTCGATGGGGGGTGAGGACTTCAGCCGCTATGGAATCGCCGGTGTACCGATCTTGATGTATCGCGTTGGAACCGTGCAGGGCGCGCGTCTGGAACGATTCGAGAAATTGGGGGTGCCCCCGCCTTCATTGCACTCATCGCGTTACTATCCCGACGCGGAACCCACCCTGGAGGTTGCGTTTCGGGCAATGGTGGCTGCGGTCTTGGAATTGATGCCGCCCCGGCGTTAG
- a CDS encoding DUF4339 domain-containing protein, with product MGVRFACHACGKRLNIKTELAGRRGICPACSVRFRIPAYDTEFSTPVQTEESVPIGDSVAMAGALADSTNGTEAGDAGMLSEISSGDGSATNVVRQNSAKVGQRESAVDSQTGHAQAGDAPLAGQQPESAQSSISSMPEHASSPPQPAVQEGFGGPTATWYVRPPTGGQYGPADGPTMEQWMKEGRIAQNAMVWRDGWKDWREASETLSTVSPAGSVGSQPVPGVPLSNGDAQLNGGVQLNGGLQANTGVQAGGDALVNGVASGTAGSDPGKNQIGDSGIRTNRGALGSNKKKRSKNRIVASVVLGLVLIALLAALVVVITRG from the coding sequence ATGGGCGTTCGTTTTGCTTGTCATGCTTGTGGCAAGCGACTGAACATCAAAACCGAACTTGCCGGCCGTCGTGGGATTTGCCCTGCGTGCTCGGTACGTTTTCGCATTCCTGCGTATGACACCGAGTTCTCGACGCCCGTGCAGACGGAAGAGTCTGTACCGATCGGTGATTCGGTAGCGATGGCGGGTGCGCTGGCCGATAGCACGAACGGGACGGAAGCCGGGGATGCAGGAATGTTGTCTGAAATATCGTCTGGGGACGGATCAGCAACCAACGTTGTGCGGCAAAACAGTGCGAAGGTTGGTCAACGGGAATCCGCCGTTGATTCCCAGACAGGGCATGCCCAGGCGGGTGACGCTCCGCTCGCCGGTCAACAACCTGAATCGGCGCAGTCTTCTATCTCCAGCATGCCTGAGCATGCGAGTTCGCCGCCGCAACCGGCAGTCCAGGAAGGTTTTGGGGGACCTACGGCGACCTGGTACGTGCGTCCACCCACCGGCGGGCAGTACGGTCCGGCTGATGGGCCGACGATGGAACAGTGGATGAAGGAAGGCCGAATCGCGCAGAATGCGATGGTTTGGCGTGATGGTTGGAAGGACTGGCGTGAAGCAAGTGAAACGCTCTCGACCGTTAGCCCTGCGGGATCGGTGGGCAGTCAGCCTGTTCCCGGTGTGCCACTTTCCAATGGAGACGCCCAGTTAAACGGAGGCGTGCAGTTAAACGGAGGCTTGCAGGCAAACACAGGCGTACAGGCTGGTGGAGATGCCTTGGTAAACGGAGTCGCATCGGGCACTGCCGGTTCCGACCCAGGGAAGAATCAGATAGGCGATTCGGGGATTCGGACGAATCGAGGTGCTTTGGGCTCCAACAAAAAGAAGCGTTCCAAGAATCGGATTGTTGCCAGTGTCGTTTTAGGCTTGGTGTTGATCGCGCTTTTGGCGGCGTTGGTTGTGGTGATCACGCGAGGATAG
- a CDS encoding fatty acid desaturase family protein, translating to MLHTTTTATPTSGEGPSSPPSCHPFRFSQARSLIADLQRPKQSIYWIDFLVSIVLGHTSLHLIFIAPYVYGFQPWVIGVMGVCYVITVILYMRALMFIHELVHLPAKGFTMFRVAWNALCGIFFLVPSFLYYPHVDHHRRKHYGTEHDGEYLRLAGHGPWLIALYIGQALLLPLVAVFRFLVVSPLCWLFPQLRPLVHRHMSTMVVDPFYERKDASPKVIRIVILQEVLCFVWLVWFLVRGHFMRDQWLDPFWLIAYAVGVGILVLNEVRTLGAHRWRNDGDEMSFADQLLDSVNFPDRPWVTELWGPIGTRYHALHHLFPRLPYHNLGKAHRRLSEGLPSESIYHQTNEVTLTSAIVKLWKQAQGTPPEAAS from the coding sequence ATGCTACACACCACTACCACGGCCACCCCTACAAGTGGTGAAGGTCCATCTTCGCCGCCCTCTTGCCATCCCTTTCGATTTTCACAAGCTCGGTCGTTGATCGCTGATCTTCAACGTCCAAAGCAGTCCATCTATTGGATTGATTTCTTGGTGTCGATTGTGCTCGGTCACACATCGCTGCACTTGATTTTCATCGCACCTTATGTCTATGGATTTCAGCCGTGGGTCATCGGTGTGATGGGCGTGTGCTACGTCATCACGGTGATTCTCTACATGCGGGCGCTGATGTTCATCCATGAATTGGTGCACTTGCCGGCGAAGGGGTTTACGATGTTCCGGGTGGCCTGGAATGCTTTGTGTGGCATCTTCTTTTTGGTGCCTTCGTTTCTTTACTACCCGCACGTGGATCACCATCGTCGCAAGCATTACGGTACCGAACATGACGGTGAATATTTGCGACTTGCCGGTCATGGCCCGTGGTTAATTGCTCTCTACATCGGCCAAGCTCTTTTGTTGCCCTTGGTCGCTGTGTTCCGGTTCTTGGTTGTGAGCCCGCTGTGTTGGTTGTTTCCTCAACTTCGGCCGTTGGTGCATCGGCACATGTCGACCATGGTCGTCGATCCGTTTTATGAGCGTAAGGACGCTTCGCCCAAGGTGATACGGATCGTTATTCTGCAGGAAGTATTGTGTTTCGTGTGGCTGGTTTGGTTTCTGGTGCGAGGTCATTTCATGCGTGACCAGTGGCTCGATCCCTTTTGGCTGATCGCGTATGCCGTTGGTGTGGGAATCTTGGTGCTCAACGAAGTGCGAACGCTAGGAGCCCATCGATGGCGTAACGACGGCGATGAGATGTCTTTTGCAGATCAGCTATTGGACTCCGTCAACTTTCCGGATCGGCCTTGGGTGACCGAATTGTGGGGACCGATCGGCACACGCTATCATGCTCTGCACCATTTGTTTCCACGTTTGCCGTACCATAATCTTGGCAAAGCCCATCGTCGTCTGAGTGAGGGACTCCCATCGGAATCGATTTACCATCAAACCAACGAAGTGACCCTGACCAGCGCGATCGTCAAGTTATGGAAACAGGCCCAGGGGACACCGCCGGAGGCGGCGAGCTAA
- a CDS encoding aminotransferase class IV yields METGPGDTAGGGELTHTAFYSCESTGQAGWIPVGDIRLPIDDLGFRQAVTAVERLRTYRGVLFQAPRHLARLAGTLAAIGLESAFGDVRWAVLLDELIERNRDWIESQGDVGVTIWATPGSHRATRPTYALHLNRIDPVVASQRRELGQTVVLTDVQQPSPACWSRQAKVRSRLHYYLADQQAGAIHPGATGVLCDTDGSWTESGIANLGLVIGDEILLPPLSQVLGGITQSFAIECAERLGIAIRHQNLSTADIARADAMLLMGTDCGIWYANQVFQVGGTSVVAFPVPREDSVVRRLQREMPESEIPQKL; encoded by the coding sequence ATGGAAACAGGCCCAGGGGACACCGCCGGAGGCGGCGAGCTAACGCATACCGCGTTCTACTCTTGCGAATCCACTGGGCAGGCGGGCTGGATTCCAGTAGGTGATATTCGTTTGCCGATTGATGATTTAGGTTTTCGTCAGGCGGTTACGGCGGTCGAGCGACTGAGGACCTACCGGGGTGTATTGTTTCAGGCACCGCGGCATCTGGCCCGACTCGCGGGAACGCTTGCCGCGATTGGCCTGGAGAGTGCGTTTGGCGATGTGCGATGGGCCGTGTTGTTGGATGAACTGATCGAGCGAAATCGCGATTGGATTGAATCACAGGGTGATGTGGGGGTCACGATTTGGGCCACGCCGGGATCGCACCGGGCGACTCGTCCCACCTACGCGCTGCACTTGAACCGGATTGATCCTGTTGTTGCCAGCCAGCGACGTGAACTGGGACAGACGGTTGTGTTGACTGACGTGCAGCAACCTTCGCCGGCGTGTTGGTCGCGGCAGGCCAAGGTGCGGAGCCGCTTGCACTATTACCTGGCCGATCAGCAGGCGGGAGCCATTCACCCTGGGGCGACAGGCGTGTTGTGTGACACTGATGGAAGCTGGACAGAGTCCGGAATCGCCAACCTCGGGCTCGTGATCGGTGACGAAATTTTGCTCCCGCCGCTGAGCCAGGTACTCGGCGGAATCACCCAGTCGTTTGCGATTGAGTGTGCCGAGCGGCTGGGGATTGCGATTCGTCATCAGAATCTAAGCACGGCTGACATTGCCCGAGCCGATGCGATGCTATTGATGGGAACGGATTGTGGGATTTGGTACGCGAATCAAGTTTTTCAGGTTGGTGGGACATCCGTGGTCGCTTTTCCGGTCCCCCGTGAGGATTCGGTCGTTCGCCGGTTGCAACGGGAGATGCCGGAATCGGAGATCCCGCAGAAACTTTGA
- a CDS encoding amidophosphoribosyltransferase: MAELNHECGVAAIYHLSGRGRSPICTDDGPRHISRLLPRMLLDIQNRGQLAAGMTTFDPDRPHLLNTLKDVGTVSEVFRLNHRAKAEALMKSLAGRAAIGHVRYATCGQDDKNYAQPFERQHIHRRKWFSFCFNGQLANYSLLKQNLLADGDHHLTLDTDTEIILHELGKILSKAPRRLDWIDVLRQATANFDGAYSLALLTAEGEMLVARDPLGIKPMCYIHEGPLFAAASESVALLNLGFEADQIKSLAPGHAILIDPENGFRIEPFAEPQTPKHCFFEWIYFANVASTLDDRSVYLTRTNLGRELADAEREYGRVPLDDPDTIIVPVPDTSKAAADSMAYELSIPCREGLIRNRYAGRTFIEGGKARKAKAAAKYTPLREVLQGKRVILVEDSIVRSTTMNALLDRIRDVGGAKEIHVRVACPPIVAPCFYGIDMSTIDQLIAPKYFSLDGELTDDAQQRLADDLGADSLRYLPVQALARAINLPEEKLCQACVTGKYPTPVGQHLYQIACDNRGTPVDSQRTYEQLAAVVDAT; the protein is encoded by the coding sequence ATGGCCGAACTGAACCACGAATGTGGCGTTGCCGCGATCTATCATTTGTCCGGTCGCGGACGTAGCCCAATTTGTACCGACGATGGGCCGCGGCATATTTCGCGTCTATTGCCTCGGATGTTGTTAGACATTCAAAACCGCGGTCAGCTTGCCGCAGGGATGACGACGTTCGATCCCGACCGTCCTCATCTTCTCAACACATTGAAGGATGTCGGCACCGTCAGCGAAGTCTTTCGGCTCAATCACCGGGCCAAGGCGGAAGCGTTGATGAAGTCGCTAGCCGGACGCGCGGCGATCGGTCACGTTCGTTACGCCACGTGTGGCCAGGACGACAAAAACTACGCCCAGCCTTTCGAACGGCAGCATATCCACCGCCGAAAGTGGTTCAGTTTTTGTTTCAACGGCCAGTTGGCGAACTACTCGCTGTTGAAGCAAAATTTGCTTGCCGACGGTGACCACCACCTGACGCTTGATACAGACACCGAGATCATTCTTCATGAACTCGGCAAGATTCTTTCCAAAGCCCCGCGTCGCTTGGACTGGATCGATGTGCTTCGTCAAGCGACGGCCAACTTCGATGGAGCCTATTCGCTCGCATTGTTGACGGCTGAAGGTGAAATGCTGGTCGCTCGGGATCCGTTGGGTATCAAGCCAATGTGTTACATCCACGAGGGGCCGCTATTTGCCGCCGCGAGTGAAAGTGTTGCGTTGCTGAACCTGGGCTTTGAAGCGGACCAAATCAAGTCGCTTGCCCCCGGTCACGCGATTTTGATTGACCCGGAGAACGGTTTCCGGATTGAGCCATTTGCGGAGCCTCAAACGCCCAAGCACTGTTTCTTTGAGTGGATCTATTTCGCCAACGTCGCCAGCACGCTGGATGATCGTAGTGTTTACTTGACGCGAACGAACTTGGGCCGCGAACTTGCCGATGCTGAGCGTGAATACGGACGCGTGCCGTTGGATGATCCGGACACCATCATCGTGCCCGTTCCCGACACCAGCAAAGCGGCTGCGGACTCGATGGCCTATGAACTGTCGATTCCTTGTCGTGAAGGTTTGATCCGCAATCGCTATGCCGGACGAACCTTCATCGAAGGTGGAAAAGCTCGGAAGGCAAAAGCGGCCGCGAAGTACACGCCGTTGCGAGAAGTCTTGCAGGGCAAACGCGTGATCTTGGTGGAAGACTCGATCGTCCGTAGCACGACGATGAACGCGTTGTTGGATCGGATTCGAGACGTGGGTGGGGCGAAGGAAATTCATGTTCGCGTCGCTTGCCCGCCGATTGTCGCACCGTGTTTTTATGGGATCGACATGAGCACGATCGATCAGTTGATCGCGCCCAAGTACTTCTCGCTTGACGGTGAATTGACCGACGATGCTCAACAGCGATTGGCCGATGATCTGGGAGCCGATTCGCTTCGGTACCTGCCTGTCCAGGCCTTGGCACGAGCGATTAATCTTCCCGAAGAAAAGCTTTGTCAGGCATGCGTGACGGGTAAGTACCCGACTCCGGTTGGCCAGCATTTGTATCAAATTGCTTGCGACAATCGCGGGACTCCTGTCGATAGCCAGCGAACCTATGAACAACTCGCCGCGGTCGTTGACGCCACATGA